Proteins encoded together in one Pseudomonas sp. Seg1 window:
- the thrC gene encoding threonine synthase, producing MRYISTRGQAPALNFEDVLLAGLATDGGLYVPENLPRFTQEEIASWAGLPYHELAFRVMRPFVTGSIPDADFKKILEETYGVFSHSAVAPLRQLNGNEWVLELFHGPTLAFKDFALQLLGRLLDYVLEKRGERVVIVGATSGDTGSAAIEGCKHCENVDIFILHPHNRVSEVQRRQMTTIFGENIHNIAIEGNFDDCQEMVKASFADQSFLKGTRLVAVNSINWARIMAQIVYYFHAALQLGGPARSVSFSVPTGNFGDIFAGYLARNMGLPINQLIVATNRNDILHRFMSGNQYVKETLHATLSPSMDIMVSSNFERLLFDLHGRNGAAIAGLMDSFKKDGSFSVEQERWTEARKLFDSLAVDDAQTCETIAEVYEQCGEVLDPHTAIGVKAARECRRSLDIPMVILGTAHPVKFPDAVEKAGVGKALELPAHLSDLFERNERCTVLPNELKAVQAFVSQHGNRGKPL from the coding sequence ATGCGTTACATCAGTACCCGCGGCCAGGCACCGGCCCTGAATTTCGAAGACGTCCTGCTGGCCGGTCTCGCCACCGACGGCGGTCTGTACGTCCCGGAAAACCTGCCACGTTTCACCCAGGAAGAAATCGCTTCCTGGGCCGGCCTGCCGTATCACGAGCTGGCCTTCCGCGTCATGCGCCCATTTGTTACCGGCAGCATCCCTGACGCCGACTTCAAAAAGATCCTCGAAGAAACCTACGGCGTGTTCTCGCACAGCGCCGTCGCGCCGTTGCGTCAACTGAACGGTAACGAGTGGGTGCTGGAGCTGTTCCACGGCCCGACCCTGGCGTTCAAGGACTTCGCCCTGCAACTGCTCGGTCGCCTGCTCGATTACGTGCTGGAAAAGCGCGGCGAGCGGGTGGTCATCGTCGGCGCCACTTCCGGTGATACCGGCTCGGCTGCCATCGAAGGCTGCAAACACTGCGAAAACGTCGACATCTTCATCCTGCACCCGCACAACCGCGTGTCCGAAGTGCAGCGTCGGCAGATGACCACGATTTTCGGCGAGAACATCCACAACATCGCCATCGAAGGCAACTTCGATGACTGCCAGGAAATGGTCAAGGCGAGCTTCGCCGACCAGAGCTTCCTCAAAGGCACACGTCTGGTGGCGGTGAATTCGATCAACTGGGCGCGGATCATGGCCCAGATCGTCTACTACTTCCACGCAGCCTTGCAGTTGGGCGGCCCGGCACGCTCGGTGTCGTTCTCGGTACCGACCGGCAACTTCGGCGACATCTTCGCCGGTTACCTGGCGCGCAACATGGGCCTGCCGATCAACCAGTTGATCGTCGCCACCAACCGCAACGACATCCTGCACCGTTTCATGAGCGGCAATCAGTACGTCAAGGAAACCTTGCACGCCACGCTGTCGCCGTCGATGGACATCATGGTTTCGTCGAACTTCGAACGTCTGCTGTTCGACCTGCACGGTCGCAACGGTGCGGCGATTGCCGGTCTGATGGACTCGTTCAAGAAGGACGGCAGCTTCAGCGTCGAGCAAGAGCGCTGGACTGAAGCGCGCAAACTGTTCGACTCGCTGGCCGTGGACGATGCGCAAACCTGCGAGACCATCGCCGAAGTCTACGAGCAGTGCGGTGAAGTGCTGGATCCGCACACCGCCATTGGCGTCAAGGCTGCGCGCGAGTGCCGCCGTAGCCTGGACATCCCGATGGTGATCCTGGGGACTGCTCACCCGGTGAAATTCCCCGACGCGGTGGAAAAAGCCGGTGTAGGAAAAGCTCTCGAACTACCTGCACATCTTTCTGATTTGTTTGAGCGAAACGAGCGCTGCACCGTTCTGCCAAACGAGCTGAAAGCCGTGCAAGCCTTTGTCAGCCAGCATGGCAACCGCGGCAAGCCACTTTAA